A window of Diadema setosum chromosome 2, eeDiaSeto1, whole genome shotgun sequence contains these coding sequences:
- the LOC140245978 gene encoding cytochrome P450 2U1-like: MDPGTFTQICIGVATALLTFLWLRHRKGGTSGSRPAHPYPPGPTTLSIFLSDLWRIVSRSKPPNLIELVTDLRRRYGDIYSVQKGKKLLVIMSDPEMVKELFVKQAAITSGRDTAPLAHVAFKDEGSIIFAEGKPWSEMRRFFLHALRKHGMGKRTLGDTVNDEAQILCREFSRIDAQPFDPFRMVNYAVANIIRTITAGRRFEYSNERFQQMVQLITDVLGAENFYGPLEMFPWLYYTPLFNKERGMCNALIGLMKGEVTEHREIFDAEHPRDVIDMCLAEIDRAEASGEISYLDESTLWRTLLDIYLAGTETVATTLTWGMLYMAGYQQVQAKIGEEIDSVVGRHGTPSYDDRIKMPYTEAAIAELLRIRPIAPLGIPHITTEDILFRGYHFPERSIVMMNMVGMHLDPQLWPDPETFDPMRFLAEDGRTTIKHDGHMPFGAGRRVCLGEQLAKVELFLFFTSLLQNFVFRLPEGVLPDYGFGHRTSTLAPRKFEIIACPR, from the exons ATGGATCCAGGAACGTTCACACAAATATGTATAGGTGTTGCTACGGCGCTCTTAACTTTTCTTTGGCTACGCCATCGAAAGGGCGGGACATCCGGCTCACGCCCCGCCCACCCATATCCACCTGGCCCTACCACACTCAGCATCTTTCTAAGCGACCTCTGGCGCATCGTGTCGCGTTCCAAGCCGCCCAACCTGATCGAGCTGGTAACCGACCTCCGCCGGCGATACGGTGACATCTACTCCGTCCAGAAGGGGAAGAAGCTCCTCGTCATCATGAGCGACCCCGAGATGGTGAAAGAACTGTTCGTGAAGCAGGCCGCGATTACGTCAGGAAGGGACACCGCGCCTCTTGCCCACGTGGCTTTTAAGGATGAAG GAAGTATAATTTTTGCTGAAGGGAAGCCTTGGAGCGAAATGCGTCGCTTTTTTCTACATGCCCTTCGGAAGCACGGTATGGGGAAAAGGACCTTAGGCGATACTGTGAATGACGAAGCTCAAATCCTCTGTCGAGAATTTTCCCGTATCGATGCTCAGCCCTTCGACCCATTCCGCATGGTAAACTATGCTGTTGCAAACATAATTCGAACTATTACGGCTGGAAGAAGGTTTGAATACTCCAACGAGCGTTTTCAGCAGATGGTGCAGCTTATTACGGACGTGTTGGGTGCGGAGAACTTCTATGGTCCACTTGAGATGTTCCCCTGGCTCTACTACACTCCTCTGTTCAACAAGGAGCGAGGTATGTGTAACGCTCTCATTGGATTGATGAAGGGTGAGGTGACGGAGCACCGCGAAATTTTCGATGCCGAACATCCGAGGGACGTGATCGACATGTGTCTGGCCGAAATTGATCGGGCCGAGGCATCAGGCGAGATCAGCTACCTGGATGAATCGACTCTGTGGCGCACCTTGCTGGACATTTACCTGGCCGGGACAGAGACGGTTGCCACTACCCTGACGTGGGGGATGCTCTACATGGCAGGGTACCAACAAGTGCAGGCAAAG ATTGGGGAGGAAATTGACTCCGTGGTAGGGCGACACGGCACGCCGAGTTACGATGACCGCATCAAGATGCCGTACACCGAAGCCGCCATCGCTGAGCTCCTCCGAATCCGCCCCATCGCTCCTCTCGGCATTCCACACATCACGACCGAGGACATCTTGTTCCGAGGCTACCATTTTCCCGAGCGGTCAATTGTCATGATGAACATGGTTGGCATGCACCTTGACCCCCAGCTGTGGCCTGACCCCgagacctttgaccccatgcgATTCCTAGCCGAGGACGGGAGGACGACCATAAAACACGACGGACACATGCCATTCGGAGCTG GTCGCCGAGTGTGTCTGGGAGAGCAACTGGCCAAAGTGGAACTATTCCTGTTTTTCACCAGCCTCCTGCAGAATTTTGTCTTCCGACTGCCAGAAGGCGTGCTTCCTGACTACGGCTTTGGTCATCGAACGTCCACTCTGGCTCCGAGGAAATTCGAGATCATCGCATGCCCGCGTTGA
- the LOC140246296 gene encoding inhibitor of growth protein 3-like: MLYLEDYLEMIEQLPMELKERFTEMREMDLQIQNSVDTLEDKVKKFFEAAKKLKPDSKQQQYETLRKEYYKLLDGADEKVQLANQVYDTVDRYLRKLDQEVSRFKMELEADHAGITEILERRSLELESSQKAQSGSSKSDKRKHALDNHIDKRVNADKLLSTLATNAAQDIASPRGSGLVGNSTGMVNSRDSAGANAQPTLSYMDNVGSSTAIAMAAAQAVSNTLQMQQGRRTASLKASYEAIKSGAYSGLGTLGRDFTYGSNSAASEGASSSSNKSSGRHRNKKHKSSSSSSSQQQQQQAVELPPLIEPLAEQPLDESSQSYDWAYDPNEPRYCVCNQVSYGEMVGCDNPKCPIEWFHYGCVGITNPPKGKWFCPQCTAAMKRREKKDVPSSHKHK, encoded by the exons atgttgtatttagAGGATTATCTTGAAA TGATCGAGCAGCTCCCAATGGAATTAAAGGAAAGGTTTACAGAAATGAGAGAAATGGATCTACAAATTCAGA ATTCTGTAGATACACTGGAAGACAAAGTGAAAAAGTTCTTTGAAGCTGCCAAAAAGTTGAAACCAGACTCCAAGCAGCAGCAATATGAAACATTACGAAAG GAATACTACAAATTATTAGATGGTGCTGATGAAAAAGTTCAACTAGCAAATCAGGTGTATGATACG gtGGATAGATATTTACGCAAGCTAGACCAAGAAGTCAGTAGATTCAAGATGGAGTTAGAAGCAGATCATGCGGGTATAACAGAAATCCTCGAAAGAA GATCACTAGAATTAGAATCTTCACAGAAAGCACAATCAGGGTCATCCAAGTCAGACA AGAGAAAACATGCTCTCGACAATCACATAGACAAACGGGTAAACGCAGACAAGCTTTTGTCAACACTAGCTACAAATGCCGCGCAGGATATTGCGTCGCCGAGGGGCAGCGGCCTGGTTGGCAACAGCACAGGGATGGTGAACTCCAGGGACAGTGCGGGGGCCAATGCACAGCCAACCCTGTCCTACATGGACAACGTGGGCTCAAGCACTGCCATCGCCATGGCTGCAGCCCAGGCAGTGTCCAACACGTTACAA ATGCAGCAGGGTAGAAGAACAGCAAGTCTGAAGGCCAGCTACGAAGCCATCAAGTCCGGGGCGTACTCTGGCCTGGGAACGCTGGGCAGAGACTTCACTTATGGCAGTAACTCGGCGGCTTCAGAAGGCGCATCATCTTCCAGCAATAAGTCCAGTGGACGTCACAGAAATAAGAA GCACAAAAGTTCATCAAGCTCAAGTAgtcaacagcagcagcaacaggcAGTAGAACTACCTCCCTTAATAGAGCCTCTTGCTGAGCAACCGCTGGACGAGAGTTCGCAGAGCTACGACTGGGCGTACGACCCCAATGAGCCCAGATACTGTGTTTGCAACCAGGTGTCCTATGGCGAAATGGTTGGCTGTGACAACCCCAAG TGTCCCATTGAATGGTTCCACTATGGGTGTGTGGGCATCACAAACCCGCCCAAGGGCAAGTGGTTCTGCCCGCAGTGTACGGCCGCCATGAAGCGCCGAGAAAAGAAAGACGTGCCGTCATCACACAAGCACAAGTGA